A region of the Polaribacter sp. L3A8 genome:
CTCCATCAATCCAGGTCATTTTTATTAAAGGAGGACCATTATTTGATGAAAAACCATGTTTTTGCATATCTTCAATAGAAATTACACCATGAATTTGCATTACAATTACTCTATGATATTCACTAGAAGATGATTTATCTTTAGAGACTTCTAGCATTTTCAATTTCCCTACTATAGTTCCACCAGTTTCTAAAGTCCAATTAACTTTAGAGTCAGAAGGCTTAATTAACTCTCTTAATTCAGTTCTAGAATACTTACTATTAGCCGTAGCGTTTAATGGAAATGCATAAAAAACAATAGAAGCATCTGTTGTATCATCATACATGTAGGGTTGTACAGCTTTTATAGTTCTGTATTTTCCATTTATTAATTCATCTGGTTTATATTCATCCGGACTACCATTGTTATCTTCATCTACAGGTAAAGTTACTTTCCAATTAGAAAAATCTATATCTACATAATTTACCAAATTGTCCCCCTCACTATTATCTTCTTCTTCAATTTTAACGGGTAATTCTTCTATAGTATCATCTTTAGAAGTACAACAAATCAGCGTAAAAAAACTTAAGAAAGTAAAAACTAAAACTGTTTTTTTGAGAATCATAAAAAATGCATGTAATTGGTTTACCAAATTGGTTTACCAAATATATGCACTTAATTTGATTTTAAAAAATTTAGAGCAGAAAATTTAGAGCAGATGTTATTTTCATGCCTAAATCATCAGAATAAACAACAAATTGATTATTAAGTAGTTTTAAATAAAAACAGTCCTTAATTAATGAGACCTATCGTATCAATATTATTATTTTTCTTTAATAATAAAGATTTTTTACTAGGAATAAAAAGAGCTTTATCTTCCCATTTTGGGTTTTTATAAAGTATATTTTCTTTTTTAGCTTTGCCGCTTATTTTTACAAAACCGCTATTATAAATTAAACAATTAGAAATACTATTATTTGATCCTTTTAAAGAAATAGGAGTTGTAACTTTAAAACTGTTTTCAAAAACAGAATTTGTAATTTCTACACTTCCAATTCCGTCTGTTCTAATAATTTTACCT
Encoded here:
- a CDS encoding polysaccharide lyase family 7 protein, with translation MILKKTVLVFTFLSFFTLICCTSKDDTIEELPVKIEEEDNSEGDNLVNYVDIDFSNWKVTLPVDEDNNGSPDEYKPDELINGKYRTIKAVQPYMYDDTTDASIVFYAFPLNATANSKYSRTELRELIKPSDSKVNWTLETGGTIVGKLKMLEVSKDKSSSSEYHRVIVMQIHGVISIEDMQKHGFSSNNGPPLIKMTWIDGDLWVYKKSLVNENTTGNNLLDVSSSTWTDEKYNMGTVGFNEFQFSIKVTKGRIELQLNNENPYIYKDISLAKWPFQNYYKAGNYLNTTDSGAFSKLKYYSLSVSH